The stretch of DNA CCGCCATAAAAACAAAAAGCCCTTGGAGAAATCCAAGGGCTTTTTGTTTTTATACGGTGTTGAGGCTCGAAGAGAAATTCCGCGTTGCGTTAATGATAGTGAAGTCTTTTATGACTAATAATATAATTAACATTTATTGACAGGTATACTTTTCAAAACGGCTGGCATATCCGGACGCGTAAACGGTGCCGTTATTATCAACAGTAATGCCCCAGGCATTTATTGTTGTTGACCAGCCGTTTATATAATTGCCGTTTTCGTCATATTTTTTTATCATAAAATTTGAACTGTCACATACGTATACATCGCCGTAAGAGTCAATCGTGATACCGAACGGAGAACATGTGGGAGGCCAATCAAAGGGGAAGATGCCGTCCGGAGCCGTAAAACCACCCCATTGGGTCAGATAATTTCCGTTAAGATCAAATTTCTGAACTCTGTTATTTCCGGTATCGGAAACATATACAAAAGTTCCGGATTTGTTTACTGCAATCATTGACGGGCGTATAAATTCTCCGTCGCCGCTTCCGTATGCGCCCCATTCAAGTATAATATTTCCGTATTGGTCAAATTTTTGAATTATGCTTGTTTCTTTAGCGACTATATAGACGTTTCCTGATACGTCAACGGCTATGCCGTGATTATATCCGCCATCCAACGGCCATTGAAGAATGTAATTAAATGATGGATCAAATTTCTGTACCCTTCCGTTATATGAATCCAGTACATATATATAACCATTGCCGTCTATTGCTATGCCAAAGGGGCTGTCAAACTGGCCGTCACCTGTGCCGGGATCGCTGCATTCTGCGCCGCCTGATCCCCAGGCCGCAAGCTGAGTCCCGTTAGAATTGTATTTAACTATCCGGTTATTCCCAATATCTGTTGTATATATGTCCCCGGAGCTGTCTATAGCCATTCCGCATGGTGTTAAAAATATCCCGGGATCGTTAACGCTTGTGCAGCGTCCGCCCGTGCCCCAAAAGGCGGTTCTGGAATAATTGCATGTTTCCGGGCTTTTAGGGGTGGGTGTAGGGGTGTTTACAGCATCGGTAACAGCCATAGGGGATACGTGGCTGTTGCAGCCGGAAAAAGAAATTACAGTGATAAACAAAAAGAGAACTGCTGATAATAAGATGTTTTTTTTCATAAAAACCCTCCGTTATTTTATTTGTCATATCATTTGACAGAATCCTGCAGTTTTAAGTTCCAAAAATATTCATTTAATAACAGTGGTTTATTAAGGAATATTTTTGGTATATCATCCCGGACTTTTGCCCTTGTTTTTAGTCGTTGAGGTGATAAAATGTTTTAATAATTAGATGAATGAAAGGGGAGAAATGAGAAGGATAATTATTATCCTGGCGATTGCTGTAAATACAGGAATGATTCTTTTATATAACTGTTATTCCCTTGTTTTAAACCGAACTAATCATTATGGATTTAATACTTTTGAAGTGATAATGCCATTTATGGCGGGAATTCTTGTTTCTATAATTTTATTGATTATACGATACGTGAAAAAGATGAAGTATAAATTCATTCTGGAAGTCGTGTTAATAGGAATATCTTTAATGGGTGTGGCGAATGTGATACTTTTTGAAAAATTAAATATAATGATGCCATATGACAAGTGGGTTGGAAAAGGAATGATAGAAAAATTTGATTCAAAGACCCCTTAATTATCTTGTGTGAATATGTTTGATACTTCTTTATTAAAGGAGACGGAATGGGAAAAGACGATATAAAGAATGCTATATCATACGGCGCTAAAGCTATTACGGCATGGGCTAAAAAAAATAAAAAACGCATAATTGTTTTAGCCCTGATTTTGTTCGCGGTTATGGCTGTTAAAAATTATGTGTTTAAAGATTCAATAGACAACATGCTGGCATATCGATATGAAGATATTGATGGCGACGGGATACGAAATATGGATGATTCTGATGTTGACGGTGACGGGATTGCCAATATGCAGGATGCAGACGCTGATGGTGACGGAATAGCGAATCTTGAGGATGCGTTAAAAGCCGCGGATGGTTTAGTGGGCATACCGTATGATTTTCATATGGGCAAGTTTTTTAATATAGGATGGAGGACAGGGAAAATTGTATGTATAGACGTGATAAACCTGTCGCTTGAAAAAGCCGGATTATATATGGAAAAGGAAATGAGGGAATTTTATAAAATGAATCCCGGTGCGTTTTCTAACAGAAACGGGGATAAACCGAAAAACTCATTTTTTGCAAGAAGGGTCAAGAACCTAAGGGAATTCTCCGAAGCAAGCGGCTGGGTCCTTCCGGAAAAGTCGCTGATAATGCCGGGAGATATAGTTATATTCGGCAAATACCACACTGCGATTGTGTGCGAGGTAAAAGAAGATAGCTACTGCGCAATAGAAACCGAACAAAGGCTTATAACAACTAAAAAGGTAAAAAGCGAAGAAATGTTAGCAAGGCACAGTAATCCCATATATGTACGTCTGCCGTTTTTTACGATAAAATAAAGTATGGTGTAACGGTGAGGTTTGAATTTATAAAGCCTGACAATGGGCGGAAAACTCAATCTTTATAATGAATTAAAGGTGGAATAATGAGAGACAATAGCGAAGGGATGCCCGAAATAATCAAAACATATACAGAAAATGGTAATCATTTTGTTGTTGTAGGAAAAACAATAGATGGCATAAACAAGTCATTTGCTTTCTGGATATCCGAAAAGGCATTTGTATTAATAAATAAAGTGCTGAGTTTTTATCCTTTTGATAAGTTGCTTAAGGATAGATATAAATATTTTTTTGCCGGATGTATTAGAAAGGATTCTAAAAAAAACACTCAGTATACTGATTTTCGAATTGAACAAGGAAAAAATGGGAAACAATTTGAATTTGAAGTGGAATTACAGTTTCTTAAAAATATTATTTGGTTTAGTGAATTAAAGGATTTTGAACAGGTAAAACATTTAAAAGAAATTTTCTAATAAATTTCATTATATTTTTAAAAGTATTGAGGCTTGAAGAAATATTTCGCGCTGTTTTAAGGTGGAGAAGCGGAATGACGTCAGTGAAAATTTAGCGGGTTTGGTCAGTCCTGTCTAAAAAGAAAATGTCGGTTTTTTCTTTAACATCGATTTTTACCCATCCTCGTAAACAAAACCGCCTTTAAAAACGTCAAAATTCTCCTATAGCCGCGTGAATTGACTTTTTGCGGCTTCGCGGATAAAATGAATCAATTATTAACGTTTTTATTACAGGAGGGAGTTTTGAAAAAAATACTTATTACAGTTTTTATGTCCGCCTTTTTTTCTTTGCCTTCGTTTGGCGCCGAAGCGCTTGGTTATATTGCTTTTGTCTCTGCCCGTGACGGCGGCGAGCAGATATATTTGATGCAGGAAGACGCGTCGCTGCAGACAAGGATTACCAATAAACCGGGGTACGCTTTCTGCGAGCCTAAGATATCGCCTGACGGCTCTGAAATACTTGCGGTGGGATATAAGCAGGCCGGTGAAGGCAGGGCGGGTAACGCTGACATTTATATTATGGATATAGACGGCGCAAATCTGCGCAAGATAACCGACGGTGCTTCTGACAATACTTGTCCCATATGGATGCTGGACGGGAAACAGCTGATTTATGCTTCAAAAAAGGGTGATAAGTGGTCGCTTTATACAATGGACACAAAGGGTGAAAATAAAAAGAAAATATCCGGTGACGGTTATAATGACCTTAATCCGTCTCTCTCCCCTGACGGTAAAGTGATAGTGTTTCAAAGCGATAAAGAAGAAAAAAACATTAAACAATATTCCGAAGAAGATTATTCAGAAGAAGAATGGGATGAATACTCCGTACCTGACGGTAAAAGAGTTGAATTTGTAAACGGCGGGACTTATAAGATTTATGTCATGGATATTGACGGCAAAAATAGAAAAAGGCTTACCAACTACGGGGAGAACCACACAAAGCCGTTTTGGAGCCCGGACGGAAAAAAACTTTACTATTTTGACTGGTATGAACAAAAAGCCCATGTATTTAAGATGGATATTGACGGAAATAATAAAGAACAGACCGCATTATATATGGAAGACGGCCGCGACGGTTCTGCGGCGTGGGTTATAGGCGGCAGAATACCAATTTTCTCCGTACCGCAAAAAGACGCACGTTGGCGGCTGCTTCACGGGTTAAAAGATGACTTTGAACCTGTTAAACCGGTTTTTTATTCCGAATCGGACAATTATGACCCGTGCGCGCTGCCTGCCACTGCGCAGAATAAAAACTTATTTATACAGAAGACGGCGGAAAAATATGAAACAAACGGAATTATAACTTTTACTTCAAGGCGCGACGGCGGGGTCAACGTGTACATAATGTGCCCGGACGGAAGCCTGCAGAGAAAATTAACGGATACCAACGGAGGGATAGGTTCTGTTATTTCGCCGGATAGAAAAAAGATTTATTACGTGGATTATGGTGCCGGCACAGAGGAAAAGATAAACCAGATATTTGTGATGAATATTGACGGAACGGAAAAAAAGCAGCTTACATCCGGGACAATGTTCAAAAATCACATTGACTGCTCGCCTGACGGGAAAAAGATTATTTTTATCGGTGCTGAATCCACAAAAAGAAATGATATTTACGTAATGAATTCCGACGGCAGCCAGATTAAACAGTTAACGGATGACGAATATCACGAATCAGACCCTAAGTGGTCGCCTGACGGAAAACGTATAGTGTTTTCAAGGCATAAAGATAAAAGAAACAGGGTGTTTGTAATGGATTCTGACGGAAAAAATCAGAAACAGGTTACAAAAACAGGCGATAATGATGATACGCCGTGCTGGTCCCCTGACGGGAAGCTGATTCTGTTTGAAAAAGAAGGAAAACTTATGACGGTAAAACCTGACGGCAAAGGTTTAAAAGAGATAGAGTGCGAAGTAAAGGCCGAAGAGCCGTTCTGGTCGCCTGACGGCAAGAAAATTGTATTTAAAAAATACGGCAGCGAATATATATGCGTGATTGACGCTGACGGAAAAAACTACGCTGATATAATAAACAGCGATACTGTTTCTTTTTCGCCGTACTGGCGGTAAAATGTTTGGCGTGAAGATGAATTAGATTCGTTTGTTAAAAACGGAGGCCTATGATATGGCGGAAGTAAAAGTGAAAAAGAAAATAAAAGTATTAAAAATTCTGGGTGTGATTGCGGCTGTAATTGTGCTTGTTAACCTGGCAGGATTTGCGGTAAACAGTCTATTTTTTTCAGGTGAACTTGATAAAATAGCGCCTTACGGAAAAATGACGGATGTTAACGGCGGCAAAATGCACGTTTATTCCATGGGAAATGGCGGCAAGACTATTGTGCTTCTGCCCGGATTTGGGGTTCCGCTGCCAAGCGCGGATTTTGGCCCCCTTATGAGAAAACTTTCGGCAAAATACACGGCAGTATGTGTGGAATATTTTGGAACAGGATTCAGCGGGCAGACAGATACCGCGCGGACAAATGAAAATTACGTGAACGAGATAAGAACAGCGCTTAAAATGAACGGTTTTAAACCGCCTTACATACTTATGCCTCATTCCGCATCTGGGGTCTACAGTGAATATTATGCGGCAAAATATCCGAGGGAAGTATCCGCAATAATAATGCTGGATACAACTTCAACCGGGGAAAAAGTATCAGGAAACCCGCCAAAGTTTATATTTACAATTGCAAAAATGCAGCAGGCAACAGGGCTTACCAGGCTTACATACGGGCTTATTCCCGCGTTTCACAAAAAAGAAAACGGCTATACTGAAAAAGAAATCAGCGATTACAGAACATTTGTTTTTCATACGCTTAACGATACTCTTATTAACCAGTCTTTAAGTATGGCGGACAATATCAACGAGGTTAACGCTTCTGTTTTTCCCGCAGAGGTTCCCGTGCTTAAGATATTATCGTCTGATACATATAAAAAAATCGGAACTGAATACCAGGACAAACATATAAAAAGGCTGGGCAAAGCAGCTGAGTTAAAGGTGCTGGAAGGCACGCACTTTATTTATCAGACTGCTGCCGGCAGTATATTAAATGCCGCGGATGAGTTTATCGTTAAATCCGAAAAAAGACATTTAAAATGATTGAATTTTTTTAATATCAGAAATATATGAAAACTATAAAAAAATCAACTGTTGCATTTTTGGAAAATGTTTTTTCTATGGTATAATAGTTATACATAAAGGGGAATTAATATAAAAATTAGGAGGATTCATGAAAAAGAATTTGTTTATTGTTTTTGTTCTGGCTTTTGTTTTTATGATTGCGGGCTGTTCTACAACTCAGAAGAATGCTGACGGGACCACTGTTGATTCAACGCCTGCGGCGGCTCAGGAAGAAAGGGCTGCGGAAGCAGCGGCGGCAACAGAGCAGGAAGTTGATAACACAGCTGCGGAGCTTGCTGAAGCTGCAAGCGCGAAAGCAACTGAAACAGCTTTAGCGGCTGAAGTGGCTGCGACAAAGACAGCCGCGGCGGTTAAGAAAGCCTCACAGGCGGTAAGCAGTAAGGCGAAATCAGCGGCAAAAAAAGCGGCGGACAAGCTGGCATCAGCGCAGGCAACGGCAGAAGCCGTGGCGGCACAGGCAAAAGCGGATGCGGATGCAGCAGCGAAGGCAGCGGCAGACGCCAAGACAAAAGGCGGCTTCCCGTGGTGGATTATTATCCTGATTATCATTATTGTTATAATAATAATTATCGTTGTTTCAACCAGGAAGAAAAACATAGCAGGATAGAATAAAACTTTTACTATAAGTATAAAAAAGGCCCCCGGATTTTCGGGGGCCTTTTTTATTTGTTAAAGCAACTTCTATAAGTTGGGCGTGATTGAAAATGT from Candidatus Goldiibacteriota bacterium encodes:
- a CDS encoding 6-bladed beta-propeller, translated to MKKNILLSAVLFLFITVISFSGCNSHVSPMAVTDAVNTPTPTPKSPETCNYSRTAFWGTGGRCTSVNDPGIFLTPCGMAIDSSGDIYTTDIGNNRIVKYNSNGTQLAAWGSGGAECSDPGTGDGQFDSPFGIAIDGNGYIYVLDSYNGRVQKFDPSFNYILQWPLDGGYNHGIAVDVSGNVYIVAKETSIIQKFDQYGNIILEWGAYGSGDGEFIRPSMIAVNKSGTFVYVSDTGNNRVQKFDLNGNYLTQWGGFTAPDGIFPFDWPPTCSPFGITIDSYGDVYVCDSSNFMIKKYDENGNYINGWSTTINAWGITVDNNGTVYASGYASRFEKYTCQ
- a CDS encoding DUF1287 domain-containing protein, with translation MGKDDIKNAISYGAKAITAWAKKNKKRIIVLALILFAVMAVKNYVFKDSIDNMLAYRYEDIDGDGIRNMDDSDVDGDGIANMQDADADGDGIANLEDALKAADGLVGIPYDFHMGKFFNIGWRTGKIVCIDVINLSLEKAGLYMEKEMREFYKMNPGAFSNRNGDKPKNSFFARRVKNLREFSEASGWVLPEKSLIMPGDIVIFGKYHTAIVCEVKEDSYCAIETEQRLITTKKVKSEEMLARHSNPIYVRLPFFTIK
- a CDS encoding PD40 domain-containing protein, with product MKKILITVFMSAFFSLPSFGAEALGYIAFVSARDGGEQIYLMQEDASLQTRITNKPGYAFCEPKISPDGSEILAVGYKQAGEGRAGNADIYIMDIDGANLRKITDGASDNTCPIWMLDGKQLIYASKKGDKWSLYTMDTKGENKKKISGDGYNDLNPSLSPDGKVIVFQSDKEEKNIKQYSEEDYSEEEWDEYSVPDGKRVEFVNGGTYKIYVMDIDGKNRKRLTNYGENHTKPFWSPDGKKLYYFDWYEQKAHVFKMDIDGNNKEQTALYMEDGRDGSAAWVIGGRIPIFSVPQKDARWRLLHGLKDDFEPVKPVFYSESDNYDPCALPATAQNKNLFIQKTAEKYETNGIITFTSRRDGGVNVYIMCPDGSLQRKLTDTNGGIGSVISPDRKKIYYVDYGAGTEEKINQIFVMNIDGTEKKQLTSGTMFKNHIDCSPDGKKIIFIGAESTKRNDIYVMNSDGSQIKQLTDDEYHESDPKWSPDGKRIVFSRHKDKRNRVFVMDSDGKNQKQVTKTGDNDDTPCWSPDGKLILFEKEGKLMTVKPDGKGLKEIECEVKAEEPFWSPDGKKIVFKKYGSEYICVIDADGKNYADIINSDTVSFSPYWR
- a CDS encoding alpha/beta hydrolase, translating into MAEVKVKKKIKVLKILGVIAAVIVLVNLAGFAVNSLFFSGELDKIAPYGKMTDVNGGKMHVYSMGNGGKTIVLLPGFGVPLPSADFGPLMRKLSAKYTAVCVEYFGTGFSGQTDTARTNENYVNEIRTALKMNGFKPPYILMPHSASGVYSEYYAAKYPREVSAIIMLDTTSTGEKVSGNPPKFIFTIAKMQQATGLTRLTYGLIPAFHKKENGYTEKEISDYRTFVFHTLNDTLINQSLSMADNINEVNASVFPAEVPVLKILSSDTYKKIGTEYQDKHIKRLGKAAELKVLEGTHFIYQTAAGSILNAADEFIVKSEKRHLK